A region from the Mustela erminea isolate mMusErm1 chromosome 2, mMusErm1.Pri, whole genome shotgun sequence genome encodes:
- the SPRY1 gene encoding protein sprouty homolog 1: MDPQNQHGSGSSLVVIQQPTLDSRQRLDYEREIQPAAILSLDQIKAIRGSNEYTEGPSVVKRPAPRTAPRQEKHERTHEIVPINVNNNYEHRPTSHLGHAGLSNNARGPILSRSTSTGSAASSGSNSSASSEQGLLGRSPPTRPVPGNRSERVIRTQPKQLVVDDLKGSLKEDLTQHKFICEQCGKCKCGECTAPRTLPSCLACNRQCLCSAESMVEYGTCMCLVKGIFYHCSNDDEGDSYSDNPCSCSQSHCCSRYLCMGTMSLFLPCLLCYPPAKGCLKLCRGCYDWIHRPGCRCKNSNTVYCKLESCPSRSQGKPS, translated from the coding sequence AGTTCATTAGTTGTGATCCAGCAGCCTACATTGGATAGCCGTCAGAGGTTAGACTATGAGAGAGAAATTCAACCTGCTGCTATTTTGTCTTTAGACCAGATCAAGGCCATCAGAGGTAGTAACGAATacacagaagggccatctgtggtGAAAAGACCTGCTCCACGAACAGCACCAAGACAAGAAAAACATGAAAGGACTCATGAAATCGTACCAATTAATGTGAATAACAACTATGAGCATAGACCTACAAGCCACCTGGGACATGCAGGACTCTCAAATAATGCCAGAGGCCCCATTTTGAGCAGATCCACCAGCACTGGAAGTGCAGCCAGTTCTGGAAGCAACAGCAGTGCCTCTTCCGAGCAGGGACTATTAGGAAGGTCACCGCCAACCAGACCAGTCCCTGGGAATAGGTCTGAAAGGGTAATCCGGACCCAGCCCAAGCAACTGGTTGTGGATGACTTAAAGGGTTCTTTGAAAGAGGACCTGACACAGCACAAGTTTATTTGTGAACAGTGTGGGAAGTGCAAGTGTGGAGAATGCAcagctcccaggaccctgccatccTGTTTGGCCTGCAATCGTCAGTGCCTTTGCTCTGCTGAGAGCATGGTGGAATATGGAACCTGCATGTGTTTAGTCAAGGGCATCTTCTACCACTGCTCCAATGATGATGAAGGGGATTCTTACTCGGATAATCCTTGCTCCTGTTCACAGTCACACTGCTGCTCTAGGTACCTGTGTATGGGAACCATGTCTCTATTTTTACCTTGCTTACTCTGTTACCCTCCTGCTAAAGGATGCCTGAAGCTGTGCAGGGGGTGTTATGACTGGATCCATCGCCCAGGATGCAGATGTAAGAACTCCAACACTGTCTATTGTAAGCTGGAGAGCTGTCCCTCTAGGAGTCAGGGTAAACCATCATGA